From the genome of Cytobacillus firmus, one region includes:
- a CDS encoding HAD family hydrolase, which translates to MIKAVIFDFDGTIVDTESLWYKVFKHILFEDYGFDLRLEDFAKGIGTTDDILFNYIDDKLGIKVNRKSIQEKTERAFQSQRDILILREGVQELIGKCIEKGLMLGVASSSGREWVKHYLKHFGIESLFQTVKTKEDVEKVKPDPALYIKALEEMGVEPEESLAIEDSVNGSIAAVQAGMHCVAVPNDVTHFLSFHEKVNRYKAFSEIPIDELIIGQSSR; encoded by the coding sequence ATGATAAAGGCTGTAATTTTTGATTTTGATGGAACCATTGTAGACACAGAATCTTTGTGGTATAAGGTCTTTAAGCATATTCTGTTTGAAGATTACGGATTTGATCTTAGGCTGGAGGATTTTGCGAAGGGCATTGGCACCACAGATGATATTCTTTTTAATTACATTGATGATAAATTAGGTATTAAAGTTAATCGTAAATCTATACAGGAAAAAACAGAAAGAGCATTCCAGAGCCAAAGAGATATTTTAATTCTGAGAGAAGGGGTTCAGGAACTGATAGGAAAATGCATTGAAAAAGGCCTAATGCTTGGAGTTGCATCCAGCTCAGGAAGAGAGTGGGTTAAGCATTATTTAAAACACTTTGGAATCGAGTCTCTATTTCAAACGGTTAAAACAAAAGAAGATGTTGAAAAGGTAAAACCTGATCCTGCTCTTTACATAAAGGCACTTGAAGAAATGGGCGTTGAACCGGAAGAAAGTTTGGCCATCGAAGATTCTGTAAATGGGTCAATTGCTGCTGTTCAGGCAGGAATGCACTGTGTGGCCGTTCCTAATGATGTGACCCATTTTCTTTCCTTTCATGAGAAGGTTAATCGGTACAAGGCTTTTTCTGAAATACCCATTGATGAACTGATAATAGGGCAAAGCAGCAGATAA
- a CDS encoding inorganic phosphate transporter has protein sequence MDAVFIITILIVIGALAFDFINGFHDTANAIATSVSTKALKPRHAILLAAVMNFVGAMTFTGVAKTITKDIVDPFTLQNGSLVILAALVAAIFWNLLTWYYGIPSSSSHAIIGSIAGAAIAAAGFSALNYQGFLKILQALIFSPLIAFAAGFIVYSIFKIVFKNNNLTKTNRNFRLFQIFTAALQSYTHGTNDAQKAMGIITMALIANNYVTSTDIPFWVQFSCALAMGLGTSIGGWKIIKTVGGKIMKIRPINGVAADLTGAMIIFGATYIHLPVSTTHVISSSILGVGSAHRLKGVKWGTAQRMLITWVITLPISATLAGIVYLILNAIF, from the coding sequence ATGGATGCAGTATTTATTATTACAATCTTAATTGTCATTGGAGCTCTGGCATTTGATTTTATCAATGGATTTCATGATACGGCAAACGCAATAGCTACCTCTGTCTCCACGAAGGCTCTTAAACCAAGGCATGCCATCCTATTGGCTGCCGTCATGAACTTTGTTGGTGCCATGACATTTACTGGGGTTGCCAAAACCATAACAAAGGATATAGTGGACCCTTTCACTTTGCAGAATGGTTCTCTTGTCATTCTGGCTGCTTTAGTTGCTGCGATATTCTGGAATCTGCTGACTTGGTATTATGGCATCCCAAGCAGCTCTTCCCATGCAATCATAGGATCAATTGCCGGTGCTGCGATTGCCGCAGCAGGATTTTCAGCTTTAAACTATCAGGGGTTTTTAAAAATCCTTCAAGCACTTATCTTTTCGCCGTTAATTGCATTTGCAGCCGGTTTTATTGTTTACAGCATCTTTAAGATTGTTTTCAAAAATAATAACCTGACTAAAACAAATCGGAACTTCAGGCTGTTTCAGATTTTCACAGCAGCCCTGCAATCTTATACACATGGAACAAATGACGCACAGAAAGCCATGGGTATTATTACAATGGCACTTATAGCAAACAACTATGTCACTTCAACTGATATACCATTTTGGGTACAGTTTTCCTGTGCATTAGCAATGGGTCTCGGGACTTCCATCGGCGGCTGGAAAATCATTAAGACAGTCGGAGGAAAAATTATGAAGATCCGCCCGATTAATGGAGTGGCTGCTGACTTAACAGGTGCAATGATCATCTTCGGCGCTACATATATTCATTTGCCAGTCAGTACCACACATGTTATTTCCTCTTCTATCCTGGGTGTAGGTTCTGCCCACAGGCTTAAAGGAGTAAAATGGGGAACCGCACAGAGAATGCTTATTACATGGGTAATCACATTGCCGATATCAGCAACATTAGCGGGTATTGTTTACCTCATCTTGAATGCGATTTTTTAA
- a CDS encoding DUF47 domain-containing protein: MVFKKKDKFNTLLSNISMNLKDSAIYFADYKINNVSDLKTFSKTMKDYETKGDSYVHEVIKELNNAFITPIEREDILHLAMSMDDVLDGFEECADLFEMYSMTQADEFMLKFVDAIKNCAIEIEKSVELLSTKKLLQIRDHAIKIKDYESKCDGVRRQSIKHLFATEKDPIRIIQYKEIYETLEDIADSCQNVANTLETIIMKNA; the protein is encoded by the coding sequence ATGGTTTTTAAGAAAAAGGACAAGTTTAACACGCTGTTAAGCAATATTTCCATGAATCTAAAGGATAGTGCAATTTATTTTGCCGACTATAAGATCAACAATGTCAGTGATTTAAAAACCTTTTCAAAAACGATGAAGGACTATGAAACAAAAGGCGATTCCTATGTACATGAAGTCATTAAGGAGTTAAATAACGCTTTTATTACGCCGATTGAAAGAGAAGATATTCTTCACCTCGCCATGAGCATGGATGATGTGCTGGATGGATTTGAGGAATGTGCTGATTTATTTGAAATGTATTCCATGACACAGGCTGATGAATTTATGCTGAAGTTCGTGGATGCAATTAAGAACTGTGCAATTGAAATTGAAAAATCTGTTGAACTTCTTTCAACTAAGAAATTACTGCAAATAAGAGATCATGCAATCAAAATCAAAGATTACGAATCCAAATGTGATGGAGTCCGCCGTCAGTCAATCAAGCATCTTTTTGCCACCGAAAAAGATCCTATCCGCATCATTCAGTATAAAGAAATTTATGAAACTCTGGAAGATATTGCTGACAGCTGCCAGAATGTCGCCAACACGCTTGAAACCATCATCATGAAAAATGCTTAA
- a CDS encoding FusB/FusC family EF-G-binding protein codes for MEPFIRNDQYNFIKYQTQVLINGHASVNDTGVLNALKSLSAEKVMGLFAELSEEQNQLLSPVSDIKERDQADAFLAHIKEYVIPFPSITEQSIKKLFPKAKKLKMPAPENIDFREISYLGWDDKGTNRKYMISLLDGKLTGIYGTFKPLGKKGICAICNKLEETGMFLTEIKGSQLGTYTKKGNYICQDSRKCNENLISLENLHDFIGRLKG; via the coding sequence ATGGAACCTTTTATCAGGAATGATCAATATAATTTTATTAAATATCAGACCCAAGTGCTGATTAATGGCCATGCATCTGTCAATGATACAGGGGTGCTGAATGCACTGAAGTCTCTTTCAGCAGAAAAGGTAATGGGCCTTTTTGCAGAGCTGAGTGAGGAACAAAACCAGCTTCTTTCCCCAGTCAGTGATATAAAAGAAAGAGATCAGGCTGATGCCTTCCTAGCGCATATTAAGGAATATGTAATACCCTTTCCGTCTATAACTGAACAATCGATCAAAAAACTGTTTCCCAAGGCAAAAAAACTAAAAATGCCAGCACCTGAAAATATCGATTTCAGGGAAATAAGTTACTTGGGATGGGACGACAAAGGTACAAACAGGAAATATATGATCAGCCTCCTGGATGGCAAGCTGACTGGCATATATGGAACATTTAAACCGCTTGGCAAAAAAGGAATCTGTGCCATCTGCAACAAACTGGAAGAAACAGGCATGTTCTTAACTGAAATTAAGGGTTCTCAGTTAGGCACCTATACCAAAAAAGGGAATTACATTTGCCAGGACAGCCGGAAATGCAATGAAAATTTGATTTCACTTGAAAACTTGCATGATTTTATTGGAAGGCTAAAAGGGTAG
- a CDS encoding CD3324 family protein, whose product MSYVKAHAVLPENLIAEIQKYVQGEAIYIPKPEKDYRKWGSRSGARKALDDRNHSIKVAFQNGKTITQLAEEYFLSAETIKKIVYKK is encoded by the coding sequence ATGAGTTATGTAAAAGCACATGCTGTTTTACCGGAGAATCTGATCGCAGAGATTCAAAAATACGTTCAGGGTGAGGCTATTTATATCCCCAAACCGGAAAAGGACTACCGAAAATGGGGTTCCCGCTCTGGAGCAAGAAAAGCTCTGGATGATCGGAACCATTCTATAAAAGTCGCCTTTCAGAACGGTAAAACCATCACCCAATTGGCGGAGGAATATTTTCTTTCCGCTGAGACAATCAAAAAAATAGTTTATAAAAAATGA
- the helD gene encoding RNA polymerase recycling motor HelD yields the protein MSSDFEHPDFQKEVQRLEFTKRYIDVVIKTSESSKDKFQENMKEAFEDIDWLESSLSYSSLLTNARFFEMSKDELMQLKKARKKPYFARIDFLRQDLKEEEILYIGKTSLYSRENQEQIIVDWRSPIANLYYEGRLGEVQYHSYEESFTGHLSLKRQYMIEDGILDEIRDIDLTTTDELLQESLSKSSSNRLTEIISTIQEEQNKIIRADLNKPIIVQGAAGSGKTTIALHRISYFIYQYKENFAPEQLMILAPSRLFIDYISEALPELGVERVRQTTYPEYVLACLGENLKLAEDNKLVNLLEDQGSEEVKLAAWASSIKGSPVFQTILTNYLREIYNSFCPSDDFMVDKFRLFGRKKFFQLFLEDYNYLPLYRRLEKLKAVLQNDLAKKKKNIIKKIETYYDERIERALYRGRDPEKRRQYVSDALDKKASRLEELKRSFRTAVPKYMKQFPKKSLVRYYKDLFEDSVRLSRLSGGKLPVDDAHKLCEYCRELFRKKVYEREDLALMLYLQESLFGIPKELKAKNIVIDEAQDYSFMELLSLKKSLDTDMFTLVGDLAQGIHSYRGLISWQEVLDFIFPRATYTELQKSYRTTVEIMEKANELLKLLPYSFPEVEPVVRHGRNPEFIRREDGSELVKQLEKQVISLKEEEYKTFAVIGKTMKDCQLIHSLFEKHARLPFKLLQEQESIPKDEIVIVPSYLAKGLEFDAVMILSMEEEFSRNSELDIKLLYVAMTRPLHRLYFYGLKQGNFIVV from the coding sequence ATGTCATCTGATTTTGAACACCCCGATTTTCAAAAGGAAGTCCAGCGGCTTGAATTCACGAAACGTTATATTGATGTCGTGATTAAAACATCCGAATCAAGTAAAGACAAGTTTCAGGAAAATATGAAAGAAGCTTTCGAGGACATTGACTGGCTTGAATCCAGTTTAAGTTACTCTTCGCTCCTGACAAATGCCCGTTTTTTTGAAATGTCCAAAGATGAATTAATGCAGCTCAAAAAAGCCCGGAAAAAGCCTTACTTTGCCAGAATTGATTTCTTACGGCAGGATTTAAAAGAAGAAGAGATACTGTACATAGGCAAAACTTCATTGTATTCAAGGGAAAATCAGGAGCAGATTATAGTTGACTGGCGTTCTCCGATAGCCAATTTATACTATGAAGGCAGGCTGGGAGAAGTTCAATACCATTCCTATGAAGAAAGCTTTACGGGACATTTATCGTTGAAAAGGCAATATATGATTGAAGATGGGATTCTGGATGAAATACGGGATATTGACCTCACGACCACAGACGAATTGCTTCAGGAATCACTTTCAAAAAGCTCAAGCAACCGCCTTACTGAAATTATTTCAACCATACAGGAAGAACAGAACAAAATAATACGTGCTGATTTGAATAAGCCCATCATTGTTCAAGGGGCGGCAGGCAGCGGCAAGACAACCATTGCTTTGCATAGAATAAGTTATTTCATTTACCAGTACAAAGAAAATTTTGCCCCTGAACAGCTGATGATACTGGCGCCGAGCAGGCTTTTCATTGATTATATTTCTGAGGCGCTCCCTGAACTTGGGGTAGAGAGAGTCCGTCAGACAACTTACCCGGAATATGTCCTGGCATGTCTTGGCGAAAACCTGAAATTGGCGGAAGACAATAAATTAGTGAATCTGCTTGAAGACCAGGGCAGTGAGGAAGTAAAACTTGCAGCCTGGGCATCATCCATTAAAGGTTCACCGGTATTTCAAACCATCCTCACTAATTACCTCAGAGAAATATATAATAGCTTCTGCCCCAGTGATGATTTTATGGTAGATAAGTTCAGGCTTTTTGGCCGCAAGAAATTCTTCCAGCTTTTTTTAGAGGACTACAATTATCTCCCTCTTTACCGCAGGCTGGAAAAATTGAAGGCTGTGCTTCAAAACGATCTTGCAAAGAAAAAGAAAAATATCATTAAGAAAATCGAAACGTATTATGACGAAAGAATTGAAAGGGCCCTCTATAGAGGCAGGGACCCTGAGAAAAGAAGACAATATGTTTCAGATGCTCTTGATAAAAAAGCATCCAGACTGGAAGAACTAAAAAGAAGCTTCAGGACAGCTGTGCCTAAATACATGAAGCAATTCCCGAAAAAAAGCCTGGTCCGGTATTACAAAGACCTATTCGAAGATTCTGTACGTCTTTCAAGATTATCAGGCGGAAAATTGCCTGTTGACGATGCACATAAACTTTGTGAATATTGCCGGGAGCTGTTCAGAAAAAAAGTTTATGAGAGGGAAGACTTAGCTTTAATGCTTTATCTGCAGGAAAGCTTATTTGGCATTCCCAAAGAGCTGAAGGCGAAAAATATTGTCATTGATGAAGCCCAGGACTACAGCTTTATGGAGCTTCTCTCACTAAAAAAGTCACTTGATACAGATATGTTTACACTAGTGGGGGACCTTGCCCAGGGAATTCACTCCTACAGGGGGCTCATAAGCTGGCAGGAGGTCCTGGATTTTATTTTTCCCCGTGCAACATATACAGAGCTTCAGAAAAGCTATCGTACTACAGTGGAAATTATGGAAAAAGCAAATGAATTACTTAAACTTCTTCCTTACTCATTCCCCGAGGTGGAGCCGGTCGTCCGCCATGGCAGAAATCCTGAGTTTATCAGGAGGGAAGATGGAAGCGAACTGGTAAAACAGCTTGAGAAACAGGTCATTTCATTGAAAGAAGAAGAGTATAAAACATTTGCGGTGATCGGGAAAACGATGAAAGACTGTCAGCTCATTCACAGCCTTTTTGAAAAGCATGCCAGGCTCCCTTTTAAACTGCTGCAGGAACAGGAAAGCATACCGAAGGATGAAATCGTTATCGTGCCATCTTACTTGGCCAAGGGACTTGAATTTGATGCTGTTATGATTCTGTCCATGGAAGAGGAGTTTTCCAGAAATTCTGAACTGGACATTAAATTGCTTTATGTCGCCATGACACGGCCTCTTCACCGATTATATTTTTATGGATTGAAACAAGGCAATTTCATAGTAGTTTAA
- a CDS encoding aldo/keto reductase, giving the protein MKDISGTLTLNNGVEMPQFGLGVYKVEKGLQIENTVKDAINIGYRLIDTAAFYENEEGVGKAIKESGVPREELFITTKVWNTDQGYDQTLNTFDNSLKKMGLDYIDLYLIHWPVKEKYLETWKALEKLYKDGKARAIGVSNFQIHHLKDILENSSEKPAVNQVELHPLLSQKELRAFCSEHNIKVQAWSPIARGRVLEDSDIKEIAERHNKSAAQIILRWHLQNGIMVIPKSVKKDRLRENADIFDFELTEDEMRQMNALNNNHRFGADPDNFDF; this is encoded by the coding sequence ATGAAGGATATCAGCGGCACTTTAACCTTAAATAATGGAGTTGAAATGCCTCAATTCGGGCTCGGAGTATATAAAGTCGAAAAGGGATTGCAGATTGAAAACACAGTAAAAGATGCCATTAACATAGGATACAGGCTGATTGATACTGCGGCTTTTTATGAAAATGAGGAGGGTGTTGGCAAGGCAATAAAAGAAAGCGGAGTGCCCAGAGAAGAGCTGTTCATTACGACAAAAGTATGGAATACGGATCAGGGATATGATCAGACCCTTAATACTTTTGATAATAGTTTGAAAAAGATGGGATTGGATTACATAGATTTATACCTTATCCATTGGCCGGTTAAGGAGAAATACCTCGAAACCTGGAAGGCGCTTGAAAAGCTTTATAAGGATGGCAAGGCAAGAGCCATAGGGGTGAGCAATTTTCAAATTCATCATTTAAAGGATATTCTGGAGAATTCTTCTGAAAAGCCTGCAGTCAATCAGGTTGAGCTGCATCCTCTTCTTTCTCAGAAAGAATTGAGGGCATTTTGCAGTGAACATAATATAAAAGTACAGGCCTGGTCTCCAATTGCCAGGGGAAGAGTGCTCGAGGACAGTGACATAAAAGAAATTGCTGAAAGGCACAACAAATCAGCAGCCCAGATTATTCTAAGATGGCATCTCCAAAACGGCATAATGGTCATTCCTAAATCTGTGAAAAAAGATAGACTAAGGGAAAATGCAGATATATTTGATTTTGAATTAACTGAAGATGAAATGAGACAAATGAATGCATTAAATAATAACCATCGCTTTGGAGCAGATCCGGACAACTTTGATTTCTAA
- a CDS encoding GlsB/YeaQ/YmgE family stress response membrane protein, producing MLSFLWALIIGGIIGWLAGMILGRDIPGGIIGNIIAGFIGAWLGSLILGDWGPVVADFAIIPALIGAIVLVFIVGFIMKAMRKSHD from the coding sequence ATGTTGAGCTTTTTATGGGCATTAATTATAGGTGGTATTATTGGTTGGTTAGCAGGTATGATTTTGGGAAGAGATATTCCAGGCGGAATTATCGGTAACATCATCGCTGGTTTCATTGGTGCATGGTTAGGGTCATTAATTCTTGGTGATTGGGGACCAGTCGTAGCTGACTTTGCTATTATTCCTGCTTTAATTGGTGCTATCGTGCTTGTATTCATCGTAGGCTTCATCATGAAGGCTATGCGTAAATCTCATGACTAA